A part of Babylonia areolata isolate BAREFJ2019XMU chromosome 6, ASM4173473v1, whole genome shotgun sequence genomic DNA contains:
- the LOC143283512 gene encoding uncharacterized protein LOC143283512 yields the protein MTATLHHHHHHHPSHPAEDDSPLLPSPGAGSPYPVMTYDDDLLKMTPAGTPDPGPELDPPYRCPVSTPANFVRPSPRVRRSKPMPVSLEINLTPRSPGKRSAGGKPPRPAAAMTHRSPNAGISRMTLNGGGGGEGGGGGGGGGGGVPIGGTRTGGGGPGGLGRAVGVGGVGTAGALNSRALSYYYVDRGEERREEAEMNTFWLRALCAQPVTEILDKYKRRSDLRRTRLLWSRTYTTPGERSLLRAWERNGPLNALRAASQTVGVPRTGGARAAPDSQPRSWRGGTRSKRASSGSGSPSAMPRHQSEPFDRSRGYPSDEGEDETEDEDDAGVGSSTVSADVTDSSPRSSRYRQSPRQRSPADSGYRKHGQLQPSPEGQRGPSGTAVHPVEPAYHLSEHFQVSLPSVSEGWRGRREMQATPTSFSPPRDRRHPPLGELSAVTSQSGSEVWPKEWGAASSPASSSLPPETPRAQPHPPRPTLPAIGRP from the exons ATGACAGccaccctgcaccaccaccaccaccaccacccctcacaccctgcCGAGGACGACTCGCCCTTGCTCCCTTCCCCCGGGGCGGGGTCGCCTTACCCCGTCATGACCTACGACGACGACCTGCTCAAGATGACGCCGGCGGGCACGCCGGATCCCGGGCCGGAGTTGGACCCGCCCTACCGCTGCCCAGTGTCCACCCCGGCCAACTTCGTGCGCCCGTCGCCGCGGGTTCGTCGCAGCAAGCCGATGCCGGTCAGCCTGGAGATCAACCTGACGCCCCGCTCCCCGGGCAAGAGGTCGGCGGGAGGAAAGCCGCCCCGCCCCGCCGCCGCCATGACACATCGCTCCCCCAACGCGGGGATCAGCAGAATGACGCTcaacggaggagggggaggggaaggtggtggaggaggaggaggagggggcgggggagtgcccATCGGAGGCAcgaggacaggaggaggggggccagggggtctAGGGAGggctgttggggtggggggagtggggacagCAGGGGCGCTGAACTCTCGCGCCCTTTCCTACTACTACGTGGAccggggagaggagaggagggaggaggcggaGATGAACACCTTCTGGCTGAGGGCTCTGTGCGCCCAGCCCGTCACCGAGATCCTCGACAAGTACAAGAGGAg ATCGGACCTACGCCGAACTCGTCTGCTGTGGAGCAGGACGTACACTACGCCAGGGGAACGCTCCTTGCTACGCGCCTGGGAGCGTAATGGTCCCCTCAACGCACTGCGGGCTGCCAGCCAGACAGTGGGAGTCCCGAGGACAGGGGGAGCCCGGGCTGCCCCCGACTCCCAGCCGAGGTCGTGGAGAGGGGGCACGCGCAGCAAGAGGGCTTCTTCCGGTTCCGGTTCACCGTCGGCCATGCCTCGCCATCAGAGTGAACcttttgacag GTCACGTGGGTACCCGTCGGATGAAGGCGAGGACGAgacagaagacgaagacgacgctGGCGTGGGAAGCTCCACGGTCTCTGCTGACGTCACCGACAGTTCGCCTCGCTCCTCTCGCTACCGACAGTCCCCCCGCCAGAGGAGCCCCGCCGACAGTGGGTACAGAAAGCACGGCCAGCTGCAGCCGTCTCCTGAGGGGCAGAGGGGGCCCAGCGGTACTGCCGTCCACCCCGTGGAACCCGCGTACCACCTCTCTGAGCACTTCCAG GTGTCGCTGCCCAGTGTGAgcgaggggtggaggggcaggcGGGAAATGCAGGCCACCCCCACGTCCTTCTCACCCCCCCGGGACCGGAGACACCCACCGCTGGGGGAGCTGTCTGCCGTGACCTCGCAATCAGGGAGCGAGGTCTGGCCGAAGGAGTGGGGGGCGGCGTCCAGTCCGGCCAGCAGCAGCCTTCCCCCCGAGACACCCCgcgcccaaccccaccccccgcgccccacccTGCCCGCCATTGGCCGGCCCTGA